The Phycisphaeraceae bacterium genome has a window encoding:
- a CDS encoding PhoH family protein has product MDGSNHRKHFVLDTSVLLHNPNAIFKFQEHEVIIPLAVIEELDAFKLSNDERGRNAREVIRHIDQWRTKGTLTEGVVWNAQGGMIRIHAESAPAPPHLDPTKPGNRILGVAHALARSGRRTIFVSNDINARVKCDALGIRAEDFLAEKVDAAWLYGGWDEITIPGPLIDELYDERQLPWDKVAPLAHRTLPDGTTEAIEVMPNHYLVLHDADDPSHTGLSRVLGDTDHLIPISGPRRPVFGILPRNVQQTMALDLLLDDEVKLVTLLGSAGTGKTLLAVAAGMTKVFQEERFDKLLAARPIMPLGRDIGYLPGDKDQKLSLWMQPIFDNLAYLLSTRGTHLNEAESRSTEQRIEMLLDQGKLVIEPLTYIRGRSIPRQFMIVDEVQNLSPHEVKTIVSRVGDGTKIILTGDINQIDNPYLDASSNGLSYVVEHMKAQPLCGHITLRKSERSELASLAAELL; this is encoded by the coding sequence ATGGACGGCTCCAACCACCGCAAGCACTTCGTGCTCGACACCAGCGTTCTGCTGCACAACCCCAACGCCATCTTCAAGTTCCAGGAGCACGAGGTCATCATCCCCCTGGCGGTGATCGAGGAGCTCGACGCCTTCAAGCTCAGCAACGATGAGCGGGGCCGCAACGCCCGCGAAGTCATCCGGCACATCGACCAGTGGCGCACCAAGGGCACGCTGACCGAGGGGGTGGTATGGAACGCGCAGGGCGGGATGATCCGCATCCACGCCGAGTCCGCCCCGGCGCCCCCCCACCTCGATCCCACCAAGCCGGGCAACCGAATCCTCGGCGTGGCCCACGCGCTGGCCAGGTCGGGGCGGCGCACCATCTTCGTCTCCAACGACATCAACGCCCGCGTGAAGTGCGACGCGCTGGGCATCCGGGCCGAGGACTTCCTCGCCGAAAAGGTTGACGCCGCCTGGCTCTACGGCGGGTGGGATGAGATCACCATTCCCGGCCCGCTGATCGACGAACTCTACGACGAGCGGCAACTGCCGTGGGACAAGGTCGCTCCCCTCGCGCATCGCACCCTGCCGGACGGGACGACCGAGGCGATCGAGGTGATGCCCAACCACTACCTGGTGCTGCACGACGCGGATGATCCGTCGCACACCGGGCTGTCGCGCGTGCTGGGCGACACCGATCACCTGATTCCCATCTCCGGCCCGCGCAGGCCCGTCTTCGGCATCCTGCCCCGCAACGTGCAGCAGACCATGGCGCTGGACCTGCTGCTGGATGACGAAGTGAAGCTGGTCACGCTGCTGGGCAGCGCGGGCACGGGCAAGACGCTGCTCGCCGTGGCCGCGGGCATGACCAAGGTGTTTCAGGAGGAGCGCTTCGACAAACTCCTCGCCGCCCGGCCCATCATGCCGCTGGGGCGCGACATCGGCTACCTGCCGGGCGACAAGGACCAGAAGCTCTCGCTTTGGATGCAGCCGATCTTCGACAACCTGGCCTACCTGCTCTCCACGCGAGGCACGCACCTCAACGAGGCGGAAAGCCGCTCCACCGAGCAGCGCATCGAGATGCTGCTCGATCAGGGCAAGCTGGTCATCGAGCCGCTCACCTACATCCGCGGGCGGTCGATCCCCCGCCAGTTCATGATCGTGGATGAGGTGCAGAACCTCTCGCCGCACGAGGTGAAGACCATCGTCTCGCGCGTGGGCGACGGCACCAAGATCATCCTGACCGGCGACATCAACCAGATCGACAACCCGTACCTCGACGCTTCCTCCAACGGGCTGTCGTACGTGGTGGAGCACATGAAGGCCCAGCCGCTCTGCGGACACATCACCCTGCGCAAGAGCGAGCGGAGCGAGCTGGCCTCGCTGGCGGCGGAACTGCTGTAG
- a CDS encoding DUF1080 domain-containing protein, producing MTPSSRSSPSSPPSDAGPLLRVVLAGALGAFALLGLAIWSTMRHGRPSAAPTAAALEQAARDARSGAAAAVTEAPTLIPVAVEGPSPRWIWLPVEAAPGQRAAFRRVVTFAGPPRRVELRWSADDEAAVLADGAQRASSDAWETPGVADLTSDAADGQLEVIIAVRNRGGPAGLAAVIDIVEQDGSTRRIVTDAAWSAAAPDATEPAASPAREIADYGAAPWGEVVGLLHEDINRHIAVVEGFTVELVYRVPRSQGSWVSLATDDKGRLIASDQQAGLFRITPAPIGGDASATRVEALDLPLGAAQGLLCVDNALYVVCNEGRAQGPGLYVAHDRDGDDVYEEWRLIRAFEGGGEHGPHGVIQGPDGLLYVVGGNHTKIPAPERSAAPRVWDEDLLLPRLWDAGGHAVGILAPGGWVCRTSLEGETWELFSIGFRNAYDLAFNEDGELFTYDADMEWDMGAPWYRPTRICHVTSGSEFGWRSGTGKWPAEFPDNLPPVIDMGPGSPTGVVFGANAAFPERYRTALFALDWTFGTIHAIHLEPAGATYSARRETFLTGRPLPLADVVINPFDGAMYFVVGGRGVPSAIYRVRAAERDESADRASREQPSDERRETELRTLRRELEGFHAADAPEAAIDLIWRNAGHADRFVRFAARTALEHQPATRWAERVGVEPDARRRIHGAIALARVGGAEHRSIVIDALRGLTWKGLESSLRLDWLRAWQLAFIRMGKPSAAEASRLAAIFEPLYPAGDDLLDRALCDLLVYLDSPRVVARTIPLMETTDRRTHEPIDRDLLSRSDAYGQVILRMASAPPQRQQVHYALALRNATVGWTPDLRERYFRWFDTARRTSGGLSFSGFLEMIRRDALSRVPPSERAIYETIGTAQDPLLAGDIPQPRGPGRQWTVDDLVAMISKEGLTDRDYDNGARMYAAARCTDCHRFAGLGRGGAGGPDLTALSTRFSVRDLAEAIIEPSRTISDQYQMTEFALEGGGLVIGRIMDERDGVLRIMQSMLVPDLTVDVEAATITERRPSAVSPMMPALLDRLNAEEVKDLLAYLLSEGDSRNPMFRQPGASGGATSGADADGFVPLFDGRTLDGWEGDLRFWKVENGEIVGRATAANPLLANTFLIWRGSRTAGRATVGDFELRAEVRLLGNNNSGIQYRARQVGDFGLHGYQCDIHPQPDYTAMLYEEGGRGIVATRPSAIRIAADGSKSPLDGAALGGSAPIALDQWREYTIRAAGNRLEHRIDGEVTVIVIDEQQGRAAADGLIGLQLHSGGAYEVRFRNIRLKRLESGP from the coding sequence GTGACTCCCTCCTCCCGATCGTCGCCATCATCCCCGCCTTCCGACGCCGGACCGCTCCTTCGCGTGGTGCTGGCTGGCGCGCTCGGCGCGTTCGCCCTGCTGGGACTGGCGATCTGGAGCACGATGCGTCATGGCCGCCCCAGCGCCGCGCCCACGGCCGCGGCGCTGGAGCAGGCGGCGCGGGACGCGCGATCCGGCGCGGCGGCGGCCGTCACGGAGGCGCCGACATTGATTCCCGTCGCGGTTGAGGGGCCGTCCCCACGCTGGATCTGGCTGCCTGTCGAGGCGGCGCCAGGCCAGCGGGCGGCGTTTCGACGGGTGGTCACCTTCGCCGGACCGCCCAGGCGCGTCGAGCTTCGCTGGAGCGCGGATGACGAGGCCGCCGTGCTGGCCGACGGCGCTCAGCGCGCCTCCAGCGACGCCTGGGAGACGCCGGGCGTGGCGGACCTGACCAGCGACGCGGCGGACGGACAGTTGGAGGTCATCATTGCCGTGCGCAACCGGGGCGGGCCGGCGGGACTGGCGGCCGTCATCGACATCGTCGAACAGGACGGCTCAACGCGGCGCATCGTCACCGACGCCGCATGGAGCGCGGCCGCACCGGACGCCACGGAACCAGCCGCGTCTCCCGCCCGCGAGATCGCCGACTATGGCGCGGCTCCCTGGGGCGAGGTGGTCGGACTGCTGCACGAGGACATCAACCGGCACATCGCCGTGGTCGAGGGCTTCACGGTCGAACTGGTCTACCGCGTGCCTCGCTCGCAGGGGTCGTGGGTGTCGCTGGCGACGGATGACAAGGGGCGGCTGATCGCCAGCGACCAGCAGGCGGGTCTGTTCCGCATCACGCCCGCCCCGATCGGGGGCGACGCCTCGGCGACGCGCGTCGAAGCCCTCGATCTGCCGCTCGGCGCCGCCCAGGGGCTGCTCTGCGTGGACAACGCGCTGTACGTGGTGTGCAACGAGGGGCGGGCTCAGGGCCCCGGACTCTACGTGGCGCACGACCGCGACGGCGATGACGTGTACGAGGAGTGGCGGCTCATCCGCGCCTTCGAGGGCGGCGGCGAGCACGGCCCGCACGGCGTGATCCAAGGGCCGGACGGCCTGCTCTACGTCGTGGGCGGCAACCACACGAAGATTCCCGCGCCGGAGCGATCCGCCGCACCGCGCGTGTGGGATGAGGATCTGCTCCTCCCCCGATTGTGGGACGCGGGGGGACACGCAGTGGGGATTCTCGCACCGGGCGGTTGGGTCTGCCGGACATCGCTGGAAGGCGAAACGTGGGAGCTCTTCTCGATCGGTTTTCGCAACGCCTACGACTTGGCGTTCAATGAGGACGGGGAGCTCTTCACCTACGACGCCGACATGGAGTGGGACATGGGCGCGCCGTGGTATCGCCCCACCCGCATCTGCCACGTCACCAGCGGGTCGGAGTTCGGCTGGCGCAGCGGCACGGGCAAGTGGCCCGCGGAGTTTCCCGACAACCTGCCCCCGGTCATCGACATGGGCCCCGGCTCACCCACGGGCGTGGTGTTCGGCGCCAACGCGGCGTTTCCGGAGCGTTACCGAACCGCGCTCTTCGCGCTGGACTGGACATTCGGCACCATCCACGCCATTCATCTCGAGCCGGCAGGCGCCACGTACTCGGCGAGGCGGGAGACATTCCTCACGGGGCGCCCCCTGCCGCTGGCGGACGTGGTCATCAACCCCTTTGACGGGGCCATGTACTTCGTGGTGGGCGGGCGGGGCGTGCCTTCGGCCATCTACCGCGTGCGCGCCGCGGAGCGCGACGAATCCGCCGACCGCGCGTCCCGTGAGCAGCCGTCCGACGAGCGGCGCGAGACCGAACTCCGCACGTTGCGCCGCGAACTGGAGGGCTTCCACGCCGCCGACGCGCCGGAGGCCGCCATCGACCTGATCTGGCGCAACGCGGGGCACGCGGATCGCTTCGTGCGCTTCGCCGCCCGCACCGCGCTGGAGCACCAGCCGGCCACGCGCTGGGCGGAGCGCGTGGGGGTCGAACCGGACGCGCGTCGGCGCATCCACGGCGCGATCGCGCTGGCCCGAGTGGGCGGGGCCGAACATCGGAGCATCGTCATCGACGCGCTGCGCGGGCTGACGTGGAAGGGTCTGGAATCGTCCCTGCGGCTGGACTGGCTTCGCGCCTGGCAACTGGCGTTCATTCGGATGGGCAAGCCGAGCGCCGCCGAGGCGAGCCGATTGGCGGCGATCTTCGAGCCGCTCTACCCGGCGGGAGACGACCTGCTGGACCGCGCCTTGTGCGACCTGCTGGTCTACCTCGATTCGCCCCGCGTCGTCGCGCGGACCATTCCGCTGATGGAGACGACGGATCGAAGAACGCATGAACCGATCGACCGCGACCTGCTCTCGCGCAGCGATGCCTACGGCCAGGTGATTCTGCGCATGGCCAGCGCCCCGCCGCAGCGGCAGCAGGTGCATTACGCGCTCGCCCTGCGCAACGCGACCGTCGGTTGGACGCCCGACCTGCGTGAGCGGTACTTCCGCTGGTTCGACACGGCGAGGCGCACCAGCGGCGGGCTGAGTTTCTCCGGCTTCCTTGAGATGATCCGGCGCGACGCCCTGTCGCGCGTGCCGCCATCCGAGAGAGCCATCTATGAGACGATCGGAACCGCGCAGGATCCCCTGCTGGCGGGCGACATCCCTCAGCCGCGCGGACCGGGGCGGCAGTGGACCGTGGACGACCTCGTCGCCATGATCTCGAAGGAGGGGTTGACCGACCGCGATTACGACAACGGGGCGCGCATGTACGCCGCCGCCCGCTGCACCGATTGCCACCGCTTCGCGGGCCTGGGACGCGGGGGGGCGGGCGGGCCGGACCTGACGGCCCTGAGCACGCGATTCTCGGTGCGCGACCTGGCCGAGGCCATCATCGAACCAAGCCGCACCATCTCCGACCAGTACCAGATGACCGAGTTCGCGCTCGAAGGCGGTGGACTGGTCATCGGGCGCATCATGGATGAGCGCGACGGCGTGCTGCGCATCATGCAGTCGATGCTCGTGCCGGACCTGACGGTGGACGTAGAGGCCGCGACCATCACGGAGCGCCGCCCCTCCGCCGTGTCGCCCATGATGCCCGCCCTGCTTGATCGCCTCAACGCCGAGGAGGTGAAGGATCTGCTCGCGTATCTGCTTTCCGAGGGCGATTCGCGCAACCCGATGTTCCGACAGCCGGGCGCATCCGGCGGCGCGACGAGCGGCGCGGACGCCGACGGATTCGTGCCCCTGTTCGACGGCCGCACCCTCGATGGCTGGGAAGGCGACCTGCGTTTCTGGAAGGTGGAGAACGGCGAGATCGTCGGCCGCGCCACCGCCGCCAACCCGCTTCTGGCCAACACGTTTCTCATCTGGCGGGGCAGCCGCACCGCAGGACGCGCCACCGTGGGCGACTTCGAGCTTCGCGCCGAAGTGCGGCTTCTCGGCAACAACAACTCCGGCATCCAGTACCGGGCGCGGCAGGTGGGCGACTTCGGGCTGCACGGCTACCAGTGCGACATCCACCCCCAGCCGGACTACACCGCCATGCTGTACGAGGAGGGCGGCCGGGGCATCGTCGCCACGCGCCCCAGCGCGATCCGCATCGCGGCGGATGGCTCAAAGTCGCCCTTGGATGGGGCCGCCCTCGGCGGGAGCGCGCCCATCGCCCTCGACCAGTGGCGCGAGTACACCATCCGGGCGGCCGGCAACCGGCTGGAGCACCGCATCGACGGCGAGGTCACGGTCATCGTGATCGACGAACAGCAGGGCCGCGCCGCGGCGGACGGCCTGATCGGCCTGCAACTGCATTCGGGCGGCGCGTATGAAGTGCGGTTTCGCAACATCCGGCTCAAGCGCCTCGAGAGCGGGCCATGA
- a CDS encoding ankyrin repeat domain-containing protein, which yields MTTIYEAASQGNIDEVRRLLASGTPVDEPGEYEQTALMAAAAGGFTEIVRILLAAGADPRRENSLALDFAVRLGEPTSVQLLLGAGADPNRAAPQAPDDDDDSDDDSVDPPPLADALQRGEAEIVRLLIEAGARVDVVHQGRGLLAFAITANNVALFEDLAKRGASIAGAVHAVADSGHVGFLDRLIEMGATLEAPPGADSVMVTAAASNHAAVLQRLIELGAPLEEVGNLDRTALGIAVFLGHVKCAKALLEAGAIQTADDGLPLLLCAIDSGRPELVRLLLSHGADADDPGDGCCTPLLHAIRGGRVKSAEVLIDHGADVNRRHDGPCRSTHAHPVPAGATPLIAAARFKRGELVERLLAAGAEASLTDARGRSAADHAARRGDVAMMNRLVAAGAPLTTDERTRHNAALLTSLRHADAAGALAALGRGADANAADRDGRSALIAAARGGMVEVVEALLAAGADPNHVAKWGESPLRVSALRRNSRIVRSLLAAGADVNAWQVPGSIPADERNTVFISGESALHDAAAWGSTDVLEALLEAGADVNFAGDADVTPLVAAVNHRRMDSARLLLAAGAVVRPQDELWIAPYRFAERAEQPAFQAAARQVAGAIGVAGEPIPNLPGALGFRLSLNDGDAPGSPPRLDTVEGAREWGRRFAKDYAALDERATAMVRALAEPVERAGFLLLDGGKPLGCGPMVQFVVLLPTGDKFEAMAAFGVRGNDDELRTDDIIRWFRALEREEPFHLKGLRFDTVIIEFLQIVKRPDDLARRMCEFCSDLMSGAEGDRVEAVAKALRSGRRIEFWWD from the coding sequence ATGACGACGATCTACGAAGCGGCTTCGCAGGGGAACATTGATGAGGTTCGACGCCTGCTGGCGAGCGGCACGCCCGTGGATGAGCCGGGCGAGTACGAGCAGACCGCGCTGATGGCCGCCGCCGCGGGCGGTTTCACCGAGATTGTCCGAATCCTGTTGGCAGCCGGGGCGGACCCCCGACGCGAGAACTCGCTCGCCCTCGACTTCGCGGTGCGGCTGGGTGAGCCGACCAGCGTTCAACTTCTGCTGGGCGCCGGCGCGGACCCCAATCGTGCCGCGCCGCAGGCACCCGATGATGACGACGACTCCGACGATGACAGCGTGGACCCGCCGCCGCTCGCGGATGCGCTGCAGCGAGGTGAGGCGGAGATCGTGCGCCTGCTGATCGAGGCGGGCGCGCGCGTGGATGTGGTCCATCAGGGGCGCGGGCTGCTGGCGTTCGCCATCACGGCGAACAACGTGGCGCTCTTCGAGGATTTGGCGAAACGCGGCGCCAGCATAGCGGGAGCGGTGCATGCCGTAGCCGATTCAGGTCACGTGGGGTTTCTCGACCGGCTGATCGAAATGGGCGCGACGCTGGAGGCGCCGCCGGGTGCTGATTCGGTCATGGTCACGGCCGCCGCTTCGAACCACGCCGCCGTGCTTCAACGCCTGATCGAACTCGGCGCGCCGCTGGAGGAGGTGGGGAATCTCGATCGAACCGCGCTGGGCATCGCCGTGTTCCTGGGGCACGTGAAGTGCGCCAAGGCGCTGCTGGAGGCGGGGGCCATTCAAACGGCGGACGATGGGCTGCCGTTGCTTCTTTGCGCCATCGACTCGGGCCGGCCCGAGCTTGTGCGGCTGCTGCTGAGCCACGGGGCCGATGCCGACGATCCGGGTGATGGATGCTGCACACCGCTGCTGCACGCTATCCGGGGCGGCCGAGTGAAGTCGGCGGAGGTGCTCATCGACCACGGCGCGGATGTCAACCGGCGGCACGATGGCCCGTGCCGGTCCACGCACGCGCACCCGGTGCCCGCGGGCGCCACGCCGCTCATCGCGGCGGCGAGATTCAAGCGCGGAGAACTGGTCGAGCGCCTGCTTGCGGCCGGCGCGGAGGCGTCGCTCACCGACGCTCGCGGGCGGTCGGCGGCGGACCACGCCGCGCGTCGGGGCGACGTGGCCATGATGAACCGGCTGGTGGCGGCGGGCGCTCCGCTGACGACGGATGAGCGCACCAGGCACAACGCCGCGCTGCTCACGTCGCTCCGCCACGCCGATGCGGCCGGCGCACTGGCCGCGCTTGGGCGCGGTGCCGACGCCAACGCTGCCGATCGGGACGGGCGCAGCGCGCTCATCGCGGCGGCCCGCGGGGGCATGGTCGAGGTGGTGGAGGCGCTGCTCGCGGCAGGCGCGGACCCCAATCACGTGGCGAAGTGGGGCGAGTCGCCCCTGCGCGTCTCGGCCCTGCGGCGCAATTCCCGCATCGTTCGCTCGCTGCTCGCCGCCGGCGCGGATGTGAACGCCTGGCAGGTTCCGGGATCGATCCCCGCTGACGAGCGGAACACGGTGTTCATCAGCGGTGAGTCCGCCCTGCACGACGCTGCGGCATGGGGCTCGACGGATGTGCTCGAAGCGTTGCTGGAGGCGGGCGCGGACGTGAACTTCGCCGGCGACGCCGACGTAACGCCGCTGGTGGCGGCGGTGAACCATCGTCGCATGGATTCGGCGCGGCTGCTCCTGGCGGCGGGCGCGGTCGTGCGGCCCCAGGACGAGTTGTGGATCGCGCCGTACCGCTTCGCGGAGCGGGCCGAACAGCCCGCTTTTCAGGCCGCGGCACGCCAGGTGGCGGGAGCGATCGGCGTCGCCGGCGAGCCGATCCCCAACCTTCCCGGCGCGCTGGGTTTTCGACTCTCGCTGAACGATGGAGACGCTCCGGGCTCGCCCCCGCGCCTCGACACCGTGGAAGGCGCACGCGAGTGGGGGCGGCGCTTCGCGAAGGACTACGCCGCCCTCGATGAGCGCGCGACGGCGATGGTGCGGGCGCTCGCCGAGCCGGTCGAGCGCGCCGGCTTCCTGCTGCTCGATGGAGGCAAGCCGCTGGGGTGCGGGCCCATGGTGCAGTTCGTGGTGCTGCTGCCCACCGGCGACAAGTTCGAGGCCATGGCGGCGTTCGGCGTGCGCGGCAACGACGATGAACTTCGCACGGATGACATCATCCGCTGGTTCAGAGCCCTGGAGCGGGAGGAGCCGTTCCACCTGAAGGGGCTTCGGTTTGACACCGTCATCATCGAGTTCCTTCAGATCGTGAAACGCCCCGATGACCTGGCGCGCCGGATGTGCGAGTTCTGTTCCGACCTGATGTCCGGCGCGGAGGGAGATCGGGTTGAGGCCGTGGCCAAGGCGCTCAGGTCCGGCAGGCGCATCGAGTTCTGGTGGGATTGA
- a CDS encoding aminotransferase class IV, whose protein sequence is MLAWLNGQFIDLADARISAFDAGFQHGVGLFETMLARDGAVLGLEKHLARLEESARTLRLTERLHVDALADAVKLALERNQLTDARIRLTLSGGDLNLLRGSSGAGHASSDTAQKPAPRHDPTILIHIQPITRYPEAFFEQGVTVTIADSRLNPLDPFQGHKTLNYWPRLSALQQAAAAGAAESLWFSVSNHLCGGSVSNIFLVKDGLLMTPIARGEEQEVGVGTGATIPSPVLPGVTRAMLLEAAEELGLQYIRRMLDYDDLREADEVFLTNSSWGVLPVVRVEQARIGQGDVGPVTKGLRQAWLDW, encoded by the coding sequence ATGCTCGCCTGGCTCAACGGACAGTTCATCGACCTCGCCGACGCCCGCATCAGCGCGTTCGATGCCGGGTTCCAGCATGGCGTGGGGCTGTTCGAGACCATGCTCGCCCGCGACGGCGCGGTGCTCGGGCTGGAGAAGCACCTGGCCCGTCTGGAAGAGTCGGCCCGGACGCTGCGGCTGACCGAGCGGCTGCACGTCGATGCCCTGGCCGATGCGGTCAAGCTCGCCCTGGAGCGCAATCAACTGACTGACGCCCGCATTCGGCTCACGCTGTCGGGCGGTGACCTCAACCTGCTTCGGGGCTCTTCCGGCGCCGGACATGCATCCTCGGACACGGCCCAGAAACCCGCGCCACGACACGACCCGACGATCCTCATCCACATCCAGCCGATCACGCGCTATCCCGAGGCGTTTTTCGAGCAGGGGGTCACCGTCACCATCGCCGATTCGCGCCTCAACCCGCTCGACCCCTTCCAGGGCCACAAGACGCTCAACTACTGGCCTCGGCTGAGCGCCCTGCAGCAGGCCGCCGCCGCCGGAGCCGCCGAGTCGCTCTGGTTCAGCGTGAGCAATCATCTCTGCGGCGGCTCGGTGAGCAACATCTTCCTCGTGAAGGACGGCCTGCTGATGACACCCATCGCCCGGGGCGAGGAGCAGGAGGTCGGCGTGGGCACGGGCGCGACCATTCCCTCGCCCGTGCTGCCCGGCGTCACACGCGCCATGCTGCTGGAAGCGGCGGAGGAACTGGGGCTGCAGTACATCCGCCGCATGCTCGACTATGACGATCTGCGCGAGGCGGATGAGGTCTTTCTGACCAACTCGTCCTGGGGCGTGCTGCCCGTGGTGCGGGTGGAGCAGGCGCGCATCGGCCAGGGCGACGTCGGCCCTGTCACGAAGGGGCTGCGGCAGGCGTGGCTGGACTGGTGA
- a CDS encoding antitoxin yields MAQTKLTLRLDADLISRAKASAAKQGKSLSQIVADYFAALVGSPRRPRRKRPDRDALPPNTRHLCGLLEGEMLDRSAYLRHLEEKHR; encoded by the coding sequence GTGGCTCAGACCAAACTCACGCTCCGCCTGGATGCCGACCTGATCAGCCGGGCCAAGGCATCCGCCGCCAAGCAGGGCAAGTCGCTCTCGCAGATTGTGGCGGACTACTTCGCCGCGCTGGTGGGCTCACCACGCCGCCCGCGACGGAAGCGCCCGGATCGCGATGCGCTGCCCCCCAACACGCGGCATCTCTGCGGGCTGCTCGAAGGAGAGATGCTGGACCGATCGGCGTACCTGCGGCATCTTGAGGAGAAGCACCGCTGA
- a CDS encoding PIN domain-containing protein, with product MTLFIDTDVLLDLILAREAFVADAAALLALVEYGRAEAVIGAGAVTTIHYLVRRALGGGAANEAVDRLLRIARTAPVTHAVLQAALQLKWSDFEDAVAHEAAVAAGAQVLVTRNARHFREAALPICSPREAIGMIEGRSGGGSG from the coding sequence CTGACGCTCTTCATCGACACGGATGTCCTGCTGGACCTGATCCTGGCGCGCGAGGCGTTTGTGGCGGACGCGGCGGCGCTCCTGGCGTTGGTGGAGTATGGGCGGGCCGAGGCGGTCATCGGAGCTGGGGCGGTGACGACGATTCACTATCTTGTCCGCCGTGCGCTGGGAGGCGGCGCGGCGAATGAGGCGGTGGATCGCCTGCTCCGCATCGCCCGCACCGCACCCGTGACGCACGCCGTGCTGCAGGCCGCGCTGCAACTGAAGTGGAGCGACTTCGAGGACGCCGTGGCCCACGAGGCGGCGGTGGCGGCGGGAGCGCAGGTGCTCGTCACCCGCAACGCGCGACACTTCCGCGAGGCGGCGCTGCCGATCTGCTCGCCGCGCGAGGCGATTGGGATGATTGAGGGGCGGAGTGGTGGCGGCAGCGGGTGA
- a CDS encoding NADH-quinone oxidoreductase subunit D, protein MPFTLKKDQAAYGIDIESTEYLREHVDAPDRWVLNFGPQHPATHTTLRLVLELDGERIARCTPHIGYLHSGFEKLGEHHNYNQYVCTISRMDYISPIANDIAWHHAVETLFGIDLTPRCKVLRTIMAELGRIQNHLLCVGAAALDLGAFTGFLYGFNERENIYDIVDYISGQRFHPDWTRVGGLMRDLPDQATFQKMVRNVIDKRLPKAITDIETLLNTNRIFLDRTRGVGTISREEAVAWSLTGPIARASGVKRDLRKDEPYLCYKDNWDGQGAKAVQFKVPVSNEGDSLARYLVRVEEIKQSMHIIDQLIDAIPDGPVDAYADGKTRLPEKADVYGSIEALIQHFELVMTNRGWDTPVAECYAAQETANGELGYYIVADGTKCPWRVSVRPPSFIHFQVLPKLIEGHQLADVVAVLGSLNIIAAELDR, encoded by the coding sequence ATGCCCTTCACGCTCAAGAAAGATCAGGCCGCCTACGGCATCGACATCGAGTCCACGGAGTATCTGCGCGAGCACGTGGATGCCCCGGATCGGTGGGTGCTCAACTTCGGGCCGCAGCATCCCGCCACGCACACCACGCTGCGGCTGGTGCTGGAGCTGGACGGCGAGCGCATCGCCCGCTGCACGCCGCACATCGGCTACCTGCATTCGGGCTTCGAGAAGCTGGGCGAGCACCACAACTACAACCAGTACGTCTGCACCATCAGCCGGATGGACTATATCTCGCCGATCGCCAACGACATCGCGTGGCATCACGCGGTGGAGACGCTGTTCGGCATCGACCTGACGCCCCGCTGCAAGGTGCTGCGGACGATCATGGCCGAACTGGGCCGCATCCAGAACCATCTGCTGTGCGTGGGGGCGGCGGCGCTGGACCTGGGGGCCTTCACCGGCTTCCTGTACGGCTTCAACGAGCGCGAGAACATCTACGACATCGTGGACTACATTTCCGGCCAGCGCTTCCACCCCGACTGGACGCGCGTGGGCGGGCTGATGCGCGACCTGCCCGATCAGGCGACCTTCCAGAAGATGGTCCGCAACGTCATTGACAAGCGCCTGCCCAAGGCCATCACCGACATCGAGACGCTGCTGAACACCAACCGCATCTTTCTCGATCGCACGCGCGGCGTGGGCACGATCTCACGCGAGGAGGCGGTCGCCTGGTCGCTCACCGGCCCGATCGCCCGGGCCTCGGGCGTCAAGCGCGACCTGCGCAAGGATGAGCCGTATCTGTGCTACAAGGACAACTGGGATGGACAGGGGGCCAAGGCGGTGCAGTTCAAGGTGCCCGTATCCAACGAGGGCGACTCCCTGGCCCGCTACCTCGTCCGCGTCGAGGAGATCAAGCAGTCGATGCACATCATCGACCAACTGATCGACGCCATCCCCGACGGTCCCGTGGACGCCTACGCCGACGGCAAGACGCGGCTGCCCGAGAAGGCGGACGTGTACGGCTCGATCGAGGCGCTCATCCAGCACTTCGAACTGGTCATGACCAACCGCGGCTGGGACACGCCCGTGGCCGAGTGCTACGCGGCCCAGGAAACGGCCAACGGCGAGCTGGGGTACTACATCGTCGCCGACGGCACCAAGTGCCCGTGGCGGGTGTCCGTGAGGCCGCCCTCGTTCATCCACTTCCAGGTGCTCCCCAAGTTGATCGAGGGGCACCAGCTGGCGGACGTGGTCGCGGTGCTGGGGTCGCTGAATATCATCGCGGCGGAGTTGGATCGGTGA